Proteins co-encoded in one Klebsiella michiganensis genomic window:
- a CDS encoding peptide transporter → MRHYYRAAFLCALFYSGLSYAAPLTPADRDSIQQQQQDLLLQNQQQREEIQRSLQPRLASPVAGAEQGPCFTIQQIAIENTTLLSVRDRQTLSAPYINQCLGMAKINQLTRDISDWYISRGYITSRAFLTEQDLSAGTLHIAVLEGRLQAIRIEGAPSRQLKTAFPGLEGKLLNLRDIEQGMEQINRLRTTPVQIEILPGEKAGESIVNLTATPEFPFSAAAGFDNSGQKSTGTGQLTASLTANNPLGLADKWFISGGRSSDFAGDHDAQSFQAGVSVPWGYSLVDYSYSWSDYLTTLNNRGYLWRSTGQAETHRLNLSHVLYRNGDLKTAASVGLTHRLSRNYLNDALLLSSSRKLTSLQFGLNHTQKIAGGVATLNPSFSHGVPWFGAENDNGKRGDVPKAEFKKWSLSGSFQRPLTQKIWWLTSAYGQWSPDRLYGSERLTIGGESSVRGFKEQYLSGDNGGYLRNELNYALFSLPYLGEVSLNAAVDGGWLRNDSDDRQASGTLWGASAGLTVAGRYYSSQFTVGTPLHYPAYLAPDHLVIYYRLGLAI, encoded by the coding sequence ATGCGCCATTATTATAGGGCCGCCTTTTTGTGCGCGCTTTTTTACTCTGGCTTAAGCTATGCCGCGCCGCTGACGCCTGCCGACCGGGACAGTATCCAGCAGCAGCAGCAGGATTTACTGTTGCAAAACCAACAGCAGCGGGAAGAGATCCAGCGCAGCCTGCAGCCGCGGCTGGCAAGCCCCGTGGCAGGAGCTGAGCAGGGCCCTTGCTTTACCATTCAACAGATTGCTATCGAAAATACAACGCTGCTTTCTGTCCGGGATCGTCAAACATTAAGTGCGCCATATATTAATCAATGCCTCGGCATGGCGAAAATTAATCAGCTGACCCGGGATATTTCTGACTGGTATATCAGCCGAGGATATATCACCAGTCGTGCATTTTTGACCGAGCAGGATCTTTCTGCAGGAACACTGCATATTGCGGTGCTGGAAGGCAGGCTACAGGCCATTCGCATTGAAGGTGCACCTTCACGTCAGCTAAAAACGGCTTTTCCTGGGCTGGAAGGAAAACTCCTCAACCTGCGTGATATTGAGCAGGGTATGGAGCAAATAAACCGGTTACGCACCACGCCGGTACAAATTGAAATATTGCCGGGGGAAAAGGCCGGAGAATCCATTGTCAATCTCACGGCAACGCCGGAATTTCCGTTTTCCGCAGCCGCTGGGTTTGATAACAGCGGGCAAAAAAGCACCGGCACCGGGCAACTCACCGCCTCTCTGACCGCCAATAATCCGCTAGGCCTGGCGGATAAATGGTTTATCAGCGGCGGGCGCAGCAGCGATTTTGCCGGCGACCACGATGCGCAAAGCTTCCAGGCCGGCGTCAGCGTGCCCTGGGGCTATAGCCTGGTCGATTACAGCTACAGCTGGAGCGACTATCTCACCACTCTCAATAACCGAGGTTATCTGTGGCGTTCGACCGGGCAGGCCGAAACACACCGCCTGAACCTCTCCCATGTGCTTTACCGAAACGGGGACTTAAAAACCGCCGCTTCCGTCGGGCTGACTCATCGGCTCAGCCGCAACTACCTGAACGATGCGCTCTTGCTCAGCAGCAGCCGTAAGCTCACCAGTTTGCAATTCGGTCTCAACCATACGCAGAAAATTGCCGGCGGTGTGGCCACTCTGAACCCGTCATTCAGCCACGGTGTGCCGTGGTTTGGGGCCGAAAACGATAACGGCAAGCGGGGCGACGTGCCAAAAGCTGAATTCAAAAAATGGAGCCTGAGCGGCAGTTTTCAGCGCCCGCTGACGCAAAAAATTTGGTGGTTAACCAGCGCCTACGGGCAATGGTCACCTGATCGGCTTTACGGCAGTGAGCGCTTAACGATTGGCGGTGAAAGCTCGGTGCGTGGCTTTAAAGAGCAATACCTCTCCGGCGACAACGGGGGCTATCTTCGCAACGAACTGAACTACGCCCTGTTCAGCCTCCCTTATCTGGGTGAGGTCAGCCTGAACGCGGCCGTGGATGGCGGTTGGTTGCGCAATGACAGCGATGATCGGCAAGCTTCCGGGACGCTTTGGGGCGCTTCTGCTGGCCTCACTGTCGCCGGACGCTACTACTCCAGCCAGTTCACCGTCGGCACGCCACTTCATTATCCGGCCTATCTGGCGCCGGATCACCTCGTGATTTATTACCGCCTCGGCCTGGCGATTTAA
- the oppD gene encoding oligopeptide transporter ATP-binding component has translation MSTIETSPVAAPLNKSEVLLDVKDLRVTFGTPDGDVTAVNDLNFNLRAGETLGIVGESGSGKSQTAFALMGLLAANGRIGGSAKFNGKEILNLPESQLNRLRAEQISMIFQDPMTSLNPYMRVGDQLMEVLMLHKKLGKAEAFEESVRMLDAVKMPEARKRMRMFPHEFSGGMRQRVMIAMALLCRPKLLIADEPTTALDVTVQAQIMTLLNELKREFNTAIIMITHDLGVVAGICDKVLVMYAGRTMEYGNARDVFYKPVHPYSIGLLNAVPRLDAEGESLLTIPGNPPNLLRLPQGCPFQPRCQFAMEACNSAPPLEQFGDGRLRACFRPVEELA, from the coding sequence ATGAGTACAATTGAAACCTCTCCGGTGGCCGCTCCACTGAATAAATCTGAGGTCTTGCTCGACGTTAAAGATCTGCGCGTGACCTTCGGCACGCCGGACGGTGACGTTACGGCAGTGAACGATCTCAACTTTAACCTGCGTGCCGGTGAAACACTCGGCATCGTCGGCGAGTCCGGCTCGGGCAAATCCCAGACTGCTTTTGCGCTGATGGGGCTGCTGGCGGCCAATGGCCGCATCGGCGGCTCCGCTAAATTTAACGGCAAAGAGATCCTGAACCTGCCGGAGTCGCAGCTTAACCGCCTGCGCGCCGAGCAAATCTCGATGATTTTCCAGGATCCTATGACCTCACTGAACCCGTACATGCGTGTGGGCGATCAGCTGATGGAAGTGCTGATGCTGCACAAAAAACTTGGTAAAGCGGAAGCGTTTGAAGAGTCTGTGCGGATGCTGGATGCGGTAAAAATGCCGGAAGCGCGTAAGCGTATGCGTATGTTCCCGCACGAGTTCTCAGGCGGGATGCGCCAGCGCGTGATGATTGCCATGGCGCTGCTGTGCCGGCCAAAATTGCTGATTGCTGACGAACCCACCACCGCACTGGACGTTACCGTTCAGGCGCAGATCATGACGCTGCTGAATGAGCTCAAGCGTGAGTTCAACACGGCTATCATCATGATCACCCACGACCTGGGCGTAGTGGCCGGGATCTGCGATAAAGTTCTGGTGATGTACGCCGGGCGCACGATGGAATACGGCAACGCGCGTGACGTCTTCTACAAGCCGGTGCACCCGTACTCAATCGGCCTGCTGAACGCGGTGCCGCGTCTGGACGCGGAAGGGGAGTCTCTGCTCACCATCCCTGGTAACCCGCCGAACCTGCTGCGCTTGCCGCAGGGTTGTCCGTTCCAGCCTCGCTGCCAGTTTGCGATGGAAGCGTGTAATAGTGCTCCGCCACTGGAGCAGTTTGGTGATGGCCGCCTGCGTGCCTGCTTTAGACCGGTGGAGGAATTAGCATGA
- a CDS encoding transporter: MPGNISSLRVLLYRFLFDQNTRSGRRFEAFCGLLALLSVAVVFTESSVGSDPRLTYGEWQLFIWLEIIFTLLFTCEYLLRVLSWPQPIRYVFSFWGIIDLATMLPLYVLWLWPEFAIHYYFAWRAMRAIRVLRILKLLRYMPALKSLWRSLIGASNQLILFYSFIAIVMVAAGALMYGIEGKANGFTSLGVAVYWAVVTVTTVGYGDIVPHTALGRFVASLLILIGYSVIAIPTGILTAQMSQDLQRRRSVRECVRCHQQDHASNAHYCKTCGEHLPPNEK; encoded by the coding sequence GTGCCAGGCAACATTTCATCACTTCGTGTGCTGCTTTACCGCTTTCTGTTTGATCAAAATACCCGTTCCGGGCGCCGTTTCGAGGCCTTCTGCGGCCTGCTGGCGCTGCTCAGCGTGGCCGTTGTTTTTACCGAATCAAGCGTCGGGAGCGATCCCCGGCTAACCTACGGCGAATGGCAGCTGTTTATCTGGCTGGAAATCATCTTCACGCTGCTGTTCACCTGCGAATATCTGCTGCGAGTGCTCAGCTGGCCACAGCCTATCCGCTACGTGTTTAGCTTCTGGGGCATTATTGACCTGGCGACCATGCTGCCTCTGTATGTCCTGTGGCTGTGGCCAGAGTTTGCCATTCACTACTATTTTGCCTGGCGAGCAATGCGCGCCATCCGCGTGCTGCGCATTCTCAAACTTCTGCGCTATATGCCCGCGCTCAAAAGCCTGTGGCGTAGCCTGATCGGCGCCAGCAATCAGCTGATCCTGTTCTACTCCTTTATTGCCATTGTGATGGTAGCCGCCGGGGCGCTGATGTACGGCATAGAAGGGAAGGCCAACGGCTTCACCAGCCTGGGCGTAGCGGTCTATTGGGCCGTGGTGACGGTGACAACCGTCGGCTACGGAGACATTGTGCCGCACACTGCGCTGGGCCGCTTTGTTGCCTCGCTGCTGATTCTGATTGGTTATTCAGTGATAGCTATCCCTACCGGGATTCTAACGGCACAGATGTCGCAGGATTTGCAAAGAAGGCGGTCGGTGAGGGAGTGTGTGCGCTGTCATCAGCAGGATCATGCCAGCAACGCGCATTACTGCAAAACTTGCGGGGAGCATCTCCCGCCCAATGAGAAGTAA
- a CDS encoding peptide ABC transporter ATP-binding protein (with OppABCD is involved in the transport of oligopeptides; OppF and OppD are ATP-binding proteins), whose protein sequence is MSTVAEERKVLLEIADLKVHFDIKDGKQWFWQPSKTLKAVDGVTLRLYEGETLGVVGESGCGKSTFARAIIGLVKATDGRVAWLGKDLLGMKPEEWRDVRSDIQMIFQDPLASLNPRMNIGDIIAEPLLTYHPKMPKQEVRDRVKAMMMKVGLLPNLVNRYPHEFSGGQCQRIGIARALILEPKLIICDEPVSALDVSIQAQVVNLLQKLQREMGLSLIFIAHDLAVVKHISDRVLVMYLGHAVELGTYDEVYHNPLHPYTKALMSAVPIPDPDLEKNKTIQLLEGELPSPINPPSGCVFRTRCPIAGPECAKTRPVLEGSFRHAVSCLKVDPL, encoded by the coding sequence ATGAGCACCGTTGCAGAAGAGAGAAAAGTTCTGTTAGAAATCGCTGACCTGAAGGTGCATTTTGACATCAAAGACGGCAAACAGTGGTTCTGGCAGCCTTCAAAAACCCTGAAAGCCGTTGATGGCGTGACGCTACGCCTGTACGAAGGGGAAACCCTCGGCGTGGTGGGCGAGTCCGGCTGCGGTAAATCGACCTTTGCCCGCGCCATCATTGGCCTGGTGAAAGCGACCGACGGCCGCGTAGCCTGGCTGGGTAAAGATCTTTTAGGTATGAAGCCGGAAGAGTGGCGCGACGTGCGCAGCGATATTCAGATGATTTTCCAGGATCCGCTGGCTTCTCTGAACCCGCGCATGAACATCGGCGACATTATCGCCGAGCCGCTGCTGACCTATCATCCCAAAATGCCGAAGCAGGAAGTACGCGATCGCGTGAAGGCGATGATGATGAAAGTAGGCCTGCTGCCAAACCTGGTGAACCGCTATCCGCATGAGTTCTCCGGCGGTCAGTGCCAGCGTATCGGTATTGCCCGTGCGCTGATTCTGGAACCCAAACTCATCATCTGTGATGAGCCGGTCTCCGCGCTGGACGTGTCGATTCAGGCCCAGGTAGTTAACCTGCTGCAGAAGCTGCAGCGCGAGATGGGGCTGTCGTTAATCTTTATCGCCCACGATCTCGCTGTGGTTAAGCATATCTCCGATCGCGTGCTGGTCATGTACCTGGGCCATGCGGTGGAGCTGGGCACCTACGATGAGGTTTACCATAACCCGCTGCACCCTTACACCAAAGCGCTGATGTCGGCGGTGCCTATCCCCGATCCTGATCTGGAAAAGAACAAAACTATTCAGCTGCTGGAAGGGGAGCTCCCGTCGCCAATCAACCCGCCTTCTGGCTGCGTGTTCCGCACCCGCTGCCCGATTGCCGGCCCGGAATGCGCAAAAACGCGGCCGGTGCTGGAAGGCAGTTTCCGCCATGCGGTTTCCTGTCTGAAGGTTGACCCGCTATAA
- a CDS encoding hypothetical protein (unknown function; YciI from Haemophilus influenzae presents crystal structure similarity to a muconolactone isomerase, but does not seem to catalyze any of the predicted reactions based on sequence and structure similarity), giving the protein MLYVIYAQDIADSLEKRLSVRPAHLARLQVLRDEGRLLTAGPMPAVDSNDPGSAGFTGSTVIAEFASLEEAKAWADADPYVAAGVYAKVEVKPFKKVF; this is encoded by the coding sequence GTGCTGTACGTCATTTATGCCCAAGATATTGCTGATTCGCTGGAAAAGCGCCTCTCCGTTCGCCCTGCCCACCTGGCTCGTCTACAGGTATTGCGCGACGAAGGTCGCCTGCTGACCGCAGGCCCAATGCCGGCAGTTGACAGCAACGATCCCGGCAGCGCCGGATTTACCGGCTCAACGGTAATTGCCGAATTTGCTTCTCTGGAAGAGGCGAAGGCCTGGGCTGATGCGGACCCGTATGTTGCCGCTGGCGTGTACGCTAAGGTTGAAGTAAAACCGTTTAAAAAAGTATTCTGA
- a CDS encoding diguanylate phosphodiesterase has protein sequence MEKSAEFIVNRVMKNNFSLAFESLLQPIFDTSSFKCVGTEILIRGVHRRALVAPDVFINRLEENGGIVSLGKHIITTAFSYMTDVIMPHNSSYLLHLNLSPVQLNDVGFAERVITLAERRSVPAQRIVFEITDNGIMLDDAGRENAAQLREAGFLLAWDDIHSVEQLQNRLTQVETDFIKLDRSCFKATCSEETLRMVRCAQAREVDVIAEGVETFSQMQMLFNNNVRLAQGYLFSRPLDRDSFRQKHLQATET, from the coding sequence ATGGAGAAAAGCGCAGAATTCATCGTTAATCGCGTGATGAAGAATAACTTTAGCCTGGCTTTTGAGTCGTTGCTGCAGCCGATTTTTGATACCTCCAGTTTTAAATGCGTCGGGACCGAAATACTGATTCGCGGCGTGCATCGTCGGGCGCTCGTTGCCCCGGACGTCTTCATCAACCGGCTGGAGGAAAACGGGGGCATTGTTTCGCTGGGCAAACATATTATCACCACGGCTTTTAGCTATATGACAGACGTCATCATGCCCCATAACAGCAGTTATTTATTGCATCTTAATCTTTCCCCCGTGCAGCTGAATGACGTTGGTTTTGCCGAACGGGTGATTACCCTCGCTGAGCGGCGTTCAGTTCCCGCGCAGCGAATTGTGTTTGAAATCACGGATAACGGCATCATGTTAGACGACGCCGGGCGTGAAAATGCCGCTCAACTTCGCGAGGCGGGTTTTTTACTGGCGTGGGACGATATTCACAGCGTTGAACAACTGCAGAACAGGTTGACTCAGGTGGAAACGGACTTCATTAAGCTCGATCGAAGCTGTTTCAAGGCGACGTGCAGTGAGGAAACGCTGCGAATGGTTCGGTGTGCACAGGCAAGGGAAGTGGATGTTATTGCCGAAGGGGTGGAAACTTTTTCGCAAATGCAGATGCTGTTCAATAACAATGTCAGGCTGGCGCAGGGCTATCTTTTCTCGCGGCCTCTGGACCGGGACAGTTTCCGACAAAAGCATTTACAGGCGACGGAAACCTAA
- a CDS encoding diguanylate cyclase → MINDLIKKDFSYARRINFLFVIIITVLIVFSSIIAYVSYNHLKTTLNEENEGFVHNVATFYLEQQLKTLENALWQNSILLDNDCVEALVKSEDEELEKKLTTSISMLPAISGYIIATRDGRYNSIPKSYVDSNYILSGRTWYERLSVKSSFVNYSEIYANAVDKLPVVTIAKLLHNDKGERYGVFAMDLNLTNMSYVLRQLESPSEGHFSIIDRQGRAVLDADSDAIGTPVVPQAAIQRMTNGLGSFHDKVAGKHYYYYSFSNPDWFVVFTVEDKAIDEYTLYYVWVILAAFAFCLAIYSLLWLFMRQSIKSMIVDIVSMMRFGRLELKDGVDKKILSEINENSQQIKNAKNASLTDGLTGLLNRRSFDNDVNYLLTREAPFSLAIIDVDDFKKINDGYGHLVGDTVLKVIADMGMGLLDDHAKLYRYGGEEIAFIYFSDNQVKAMEIMESWRKRVEDKTWREQGLTVTFSGGLCPWRGEDYERLIEKADKLLYKAKSNGKNKVVISTS, encoded by the coding sequence GTGATCAATGACTTAATAAAAAAGGATTTTTCTTACGCCAGGAGAATAAATTTCCTGTTTGTTATTATTATTACTGTGCTAATTGTTTTTAGCTCAATCATAGCCTACGTAAGTTATAATCATCTGAAAACGACATTAAATGAAGAGAACGAGGGTTTTGTTCATAATGTCGCAACCTTCTATCTGGAACAGCAGCTAAAAACTTTAGAGAATGCACTCTGGCAAAATTCTATCTTACTGGACAACGATTGTGTTGAGGCGCTGGTTAAGTCTGAAGATGAAGAGTTGGAGAAAAAGCTCACCACATCAATCTCAATGTTGCCCGCTATTTCTGGGTATATTATTGCTACGCGTGATGGTCGATATAACAGCATCCCCAAATCCTATGTCGATAGTAATTACATTCTTTCGGGCCGCACCTGGTACGAACGTCTCAGCGTGAAGAGCTCTTTTGTTAATTACTCGGAAATTTATGCCAATGCGGTTGATAAATTACCCGTGGTGACAATAGCCAAACTCTTGCATAACGATAAAGGTGAGCGCTATGGCGTGTTTGCCATGGATCTGAATCTTACCAATATGAGCTACGTGCTGCGCCAGCTGGAGAGCCCAAGTGAAGGGCACTTCTCGATTATTGATCGTCAGGGGCGAGCCGTACTGGATGCGGACAGCGATGCAATAGGTACCCCGGTTGTCCCGCAGGCGGCAATCCAGAGAATGACAAACGGGCTGGGCTCATTTCATGACAAAGTCGCCGGCAAACATTACTACTATTATTCATTTTCTAATCCCGACTGGTTTGTTGTGTTCACCGTTGAGGATAAAGCAATAGATGAATACACATTGTATTATGTCTGGGTTATTTTGGCAGCCTTCGCTTTCTGCCTGGCAATTTATTCATTGCTGTGGTTGTTTATGCGTCAGTCGATAAAGTCGATGATTGTGGATATTGTTTCGATGATGCGTTTTGGCCGGCTTGAGTTAAAGGATGGGGTAGATAAGAAAATTTTAAGTGAGATTAACGAAAACAGCCAGCAAATAAAGAATGCAAAAAATGCTTCGCTCACGGATGGACTGACCGGCTTGCTTAATCGCCGAAGTTTTGACAACGACGTTAACTATTTATTAACGCGAGAGGCACCTTTTAGTCTCGCTATTATTGATGTTGATGACTTTAAAAAAATAAATGATGGTTATGGACATCTTGTTGGTGATACGGTTTTAAAGGTGATTGCCGATATGGGCATGGGGCTACTGGACGATCACGCTAAGCTCTATCGCTACGGCGGGGAAGAAATCGCATTTATATATTTCTCCGATAACCAGGTTAAAGCCATGGAGATTATGGAAAGCTGGCGTAAGCGGGTGGAAGATAAAACCTGGCGTGAACAAGGATTAACCGTCACTTTCAGCGGAGGCCTTTGCCCGTGGCGGGGAGAGGACTATGAAAGGCTCATTGAGAAAGCCGACAAGCTGCTCTACAAAGCAAAATCCAATGGTAAAAATAAAGTGGTTATATCGACCAGCTAA
- the cls gene encoding cardiolipin synthetase (catalyzes the transfer of a phosphatidyl group to phosphodidylglycerol to form cardiolipin (diphosphatidylglycerol)) has translation MTTFYTVVSWLVILGYWLLIAGVTLRILMKRRAVPSAMAWLLIIYILPLVGIIAYLSVGELHLGKRRAERARAMWPSTAKWLKDLKSCKHIFASETSEVASSLFQLCERRQGIAGVKGNQLQLLTSSDDTMQALIRDIQLARHNIEMVFYIWQPGGMADQVAESLMAAARRGIHCRLMLDSAGSVAFFRSPWANMMRNAGIEVVEALKVNLMRVFLRRMDLRQHRKMVMIDNYIAYTGSMNMVDPRFFKQDANVGQWVDLMARMEGPVATAMGIVYSCDWEIETGKRILPPPPDENIMPFEEASGHTIHTIASGPGFPEDLIHQALLTSVYAAREYLIMTTPYFVPSDDLLHAICTAAQRGVDVSIIVPRKNDSLLVGWASRAFFTELLAAGVKIYQFEGGLLHTKSVLVDGQLSLVGTVNLDMRSLWLNFEITLVIDDEGFAGDLAAVQDDYISRSRLLDAHLWVKRPLWQRMAERLFYFFSPLL, from the coding sequence ATGACAACCTTCTATACCGTGGTGAGCTGGCTGGTCATTCTCGGCTACTGGCTGCTTATCGCCGGCGTTACGCTGCGTATACTGATGAAACGCCGCGCCGTACCTTCGGCAATGGCCTGGCTGTTAATCATCTATATTCTGCCGCTGGTCGGGATTATTGCCTATCTCTCCGTAGGGGAACTGCACCTCGGCAAACGCCGGGCGGAGCGCGCTCGCGCCATGTGGCCTTCTACCGCTAAGTGGCTTAAGGATCTGAAAAGCTGCAAGCATATCTTTGCCTCAGAAACCAGCGAGGTTGCCAGCTCGCTGTTCCAGCTTTGCGAACGCCGCCAGGGCATTGCCGGCGTTAAGGGTAATCAGCTCCAGCTATTAACCAGTTCGGATGACACAATGCAGGCGCTAATCCGCGATATCCAACTGGCGCGACATAACATCGAGATGGTGTTTTATATCTGGCAACCCGGCGGGATGGCCGATCAGGTGGCCGAGTCCCTGATGGCCGCCGCACGACGCGGCATTCATTGCCGTTTGATGCTCGACTCAGCAGGCAGCGTCGCCTTCTTCCGCAGCCCCTGGGCCAATATGATGCGTAACGCAGGCATTGAGGTGGTAGAAGCGCTGAAGGTTAACCTCATGCGTGTCTTTCTGCGCCGCATGGACCTGCGCCAGCACCGCAAGATGGTGATGATCGATAACTATATTGCCTATACCGGCAGCATGAACATGGTTGACCCTCGTTTCTTCAAGCAGGATGCGAATGTGGGCCAGTGGGTCGATTTGATGGCACGTATGGAAGGTCCGGTCGCCACCGCAATGGGTATCGTTTACTCCTGCGACTGGGAGATAGAGACCGGGAAACGTATTCTCCCGCCGCCGCCGGATGAAAACATCATGCCGTTTGAAGAGGCCAGCGGTCACACCATCCATACCATTGCTTCAGGCCCAGGTTTCCCGGAAGATTTGATTCATCAGGCGTTGCTGACCTCCGTTTATGCGGCGCGTGAATACCTGATCATGACAACACCTTATTTCGTGCCAAGCGATGATTTGCTCCATGCAATTTGTACCGCAGCGCAGCGTGGCGTAGACGTGAGCATCATCGTGCCGCGCAAAAACGACTCTCTGCTGGTAGGCTGGGCAAGCCGCGCGTTCTTCACCGAACTGCTCGCCGCCGGCGTGAAAATTTACCAGTTTGAAGGCGGACTGCTGCACACCAAGAGCGTACTAGTCGATGGCCAGTTGAGCCTGGTTGGCACCGTTAACCTGGATATGCGCAGCCTGTGGCTGAATTTTGAGATTACGCTGGTCATTGATGATGAAGGTTTTGCCGGTGATTTAGCGGCGGTGCAGGACGACTATATCTCCCGCTCGCGGCTACTGGACGCGCATTTGTGGGTAAAACGCCCGCTCTGGCAGCGAATGGCCGAGCGACTGTTTTACTTCTTTAGTCCATTGCTGTAA
- a CDS encoding energy transducer TonB (membrane spanning protein in TonB-ExbB-ExbD complex; transduces proton motive force of the cytoplasmic membrane to outer membrane transporters; involved in the transport of ron-siderophore complexes, vitamin B12 and colicins) gives MTSMTLELPRRFPWPTLLSVGIHGAVVAGLLYTSVHQVIESPAPSQPISVTMVAPADLEPPQPQVVQPPPQPVAEPEPEPEPEPIPEPPKEAPVVIHKPEPKPKPKPKPVKKVEQPKRDAKPVEPRQASPFENNAPVQPVPTPAAKSAPAAPVQTVNTGPRAISRGEPQYPARAFALRMDGNVRVKFDVDADGRVNNVEILSAQPANMFEREVKLAMKKWRYESGRPGQGITVNIKFRISGGASVD, from the coding sequence ATGACGTCAATGACCCTGGAATTACCTCGCCGCTTTCCGTGGCCGACTCTTCTCTCCGTCGGGATTCATGGTGCCGTTGTGGCCGGGTTGCTCTACACCTCGGTACATCAGGTTATTGAGTCCCCAGCACCATCGCAGCCGATCAGCGTCACGATGGTTGCGCCTGCTGACCTTGAACCTCCGCAACCTCAGGTTGTGCAGCCTCCGCCACAGCCGGTTGCGGAACCAGAGCCGGAGCCAGAGCCAGAACCGATACCTGAGCCGCCGAAAGAGGCGCCAGTTGTCATTCACAAGCCCGAACCTAAGCCAAAACCGAAGCCCAAGCCGGTGAAAAAGGTTGAGCAACCGAAACGTGATGCGAAGCCGGTCGAGCCTCGCCAGGCTTCTCCTTTTGAGAATAATGCGCCAGTGCAACCGGTGCCGACGCCGGCAGCAAAATCAGCCCCGGCAGCGCCAGTACAGACGGTGAATACCGGGCCGCGCGCTATCAGCCGTGGCGAGCCGCAGTACCCCGCGCGAGCTTTTGCATTACGTATGGACGGCAACGTTCGGGTTAAGTTTGATGTTGATGCCGATGGTCGGGTGAATAACGTCGAAATCCTTTCGGCCCAGCCGGCCAACATGTTCGAACGTGAAGTGAAGCTGGCGATGAAGAAATGGCGCTATGAGAGCGGTAGGCCCGGCCAGGGAATTACCGTGAACATCAAGTTCCGCATTAGCGGCGGCGCAAGCGTGGATTAA
- a CDS encoding dsDNA-mimic protein (highly acidic protein; the structure of the Haemophilus influenzae protein shows similarity to uracil DNA glycosylase inhibitor (Ugi); binds heat-unstable protein (HU-alpha) which is a histone-like protein), whose amino-acid sequence MDLNNRLTEDETLEQAYDIFLELAGDNLDPADIILFNLQFEERGGAELFDPAEDWQEHVDFDLNPDFFAEVVIGLADTDGGELNDIFARVLLCREKDHKLCHILWRE is encoded by the coding sequence ATGGATCTGAATAACCGCCTGACCGAAGACGAGACTTTAGAACAGGCGTACGATATTTTTCTCGAGCTGGCCGGCGATAACCTCGATCCTGCCGACATTATTCTTTTCAATCTGCAGTTCGAGGAGCGCGGCGGGGCCGAGCTGTTTGATCCGGCCGAAGACTGGCAGGAGCACGTCGATTTCGACCTGAACCCGGACTTCTTCGCGGAAGTCGTTATCGGGCTGGCGGATACCGACGGCGGCGAGCTGAACGATATCTTTGCTCGCGTCCTGTTGTGTCGTGAGAAGGATCACAAGCTGTGCCACATCCTGTGGCGTGAGTAA